The Catenuloplanes niger genome includes a window with the following:
- a CDS encoding sugar ABC transporter substrate-binding protein, whose translation MKSLYRVGASVAALALLVTAAACSSENAVNRDDDDTSGGRGGGTYGLKIAVVTHGAAGDAFWSIVKNGVEKAGTDLGDTIQYSSDGDPQKQAQLIDAAVNQKVDGLVVSMANPDALKASVEKAVAAGIPVITINSGAARSKEFGALTHIGQDEKVAGEAVGTELANQGVKNVVCVIHEAGNVGLEERCAAVGATLGGKIQNLQVDINNLQAAQSTIKAKLQSDTAIDGVVTLGGPVANVAAAGIAEAASPAKLATFDLNAEVAKGVQDGKILFAVDQQPYLQGYMAVTMLTQYKANLNVLGGGQQVLTGPALVTKENAAQVAELAAAGTR comes from the coding sequence ATGAAGTCTCTTTATCGGGTCGGGGCCTCCGTGGCGGCCCTGGCCCTCCTCGTGACCGCCGCCGCCTGTTCGAGCGAGAACGCGGTAAACCGTGACGACGATGACACCTCCGGTGGCAGGGGCGGTGGCACCTACGGTCTGAAGATCGCGGTGGTCACGCACGGCGCGGCCGGCGACGCGTTCTGGAGCATCGTCAAGAACGGTGTCGAGAAGGCCGGCACCGACCTCGGCGACACCATCCAGTACAGCAGCGACGGCGACCCGCAGAAGCAGGCCCAGCTGATCGACGCGGCCGTGAACCAGAAGGTTGACGGCCTGGTCGTGTCGATGGCGAACCCGGACGCGCTGAAGGCGTCCGTGGAGAAGGCGGTCGCGGCCGGCATCCCGGTCATCACCATCAACTCCGGTGCGGCCCGCTCCAAGGAGTTCGGCGCGCTCACCCACATCGGCCAGGACGAGAAGGTGGCCGGCGAGGCGGTCGGCACCGAACTTGCGAACCAGGGCGTCAAGAACGTGGTCTGCGTGATCCACGAGGCCGGCAACGTGGGCCTCGAGGAGCGCTGCGCCGCGGTCGGCGCCACGCTCGGCGGCAAGATCCAGAACCTCCAGGTGGACATCAACAACCTGCAGGCCGCGCAGTCGACGATCAAGGCGAAGCTGCAGTCGGACACCGCGATCGACGGCGTCGTCACGCTCGGCGGCCCGGTCGCGAACGTGGCCGCCGCCGGCATCGCCGAGGCCGCGTCGCCGGCGAAGCTCGCCACGTTCGACCTGAACGCGGAGGTCGCGAAGGGCGTGCAGGACGGCAAGATCCTGTTCGCGGTGGACCAGCAGCCCTACCTCCAGGGCTACATGGCCGTCACCATGCTCACCCAGTACAAGGCGAACCTGAACGTGCTCGGCGGTGGCCAGCAGGTGCTGACCGGCCCCGCGCTCGTCACCAAGGAGAACGCGGCGCAGGTCGCCGAGCTGGCCGCGGCCGGAACCCGCTGA
- a CDS encoding ABC transporter permease: MTSAVAATEAGDERVARVGPLTRLLLKPELGALIGAVLVFAFFAVLSDVFRSASGVANWLDPASTLGIMAVAVALLMIGGHFDLSAGVQTGTAAITSGILTTYYGVNTWVALLLSLALCLAIGFVNGYLVMRTKLPSFIITLGTFLMLQGLNLGVTKLVTNTVQVNNFDKIQGYGVLKTIFASEITVAGAPFQIAIVWWVLATILGSWVLLRTRFGNWIFAVGGDLTAARNVGVPVQRTTIALFMTTSFAAWFIGTTQIVRLTSIQAQAGFGQELIYIVAAVIGGCLLTGGFGSAVGASVGALIFGMTSQGIVYAGWDADWFKFFLGAMLLLAVLANQYIRRFAEQSRR; the protein is encoded by the coding sequence ATGACCAGCGCCGTCGCGGCAACCGAGGCGGGCGACGAACGCGTCGCCCGCGTCGGGCCCCTCACCCGCCTGCTGCTCAAGCCGGAGCTGGGCGCGCTGATCGGTGCGGTGCTGGTCTTCGCGTTCTTCGCGGTGCTCTCCGACGTGTTCCGGTCGGCCAGCGGCGTGGCGAACTGGCTCGACCCGGCCTCCACGCTCGGCATCATGGCCGTGGCCGTGGCGCTGCTGATGATCGGCGGGCACTTCGACCTGTCCGCCGGCGTGCAGACCGGCACGGCCGCGATCACCAGCGGCATCCTCACCACCTACTACGGCGTGAACACCTGGGTCGCGCTGCTGCTGTCGCTGGCGCTGTGCCTGGCGATCGGCTTCGTCAACGGCTACCTGGTCATGCGCACGAAGCTGCCCAGCTTCATCATCACGCTCGGCACGTTCCTGATGCTGCAGGGCCTGAACCTGGGCGTGACGAAGCTGGTCACCAACACCGTCCAGGTCAACAACTTCGACAAGATCCAGGGGTACGGCGTCCTCAAGACGATCTTCGCCAGTGAGATCACCGTCGCGGGCGCGCCGTTCCAGATCGCCATCGTCTGGTGGGTCCTCGCCACGATCCTCGGGTCGTGGGTCCTGCTGCGTACCCGCTTCGGGAACTGGATCTTCGCGGTCGGCGGTGACCTGACCGCGGCCCGCAACGTCGGCGTGCCGGTGCAGCGCACCACGATCGCGCTGTTCATGACCACGTCGTTCGCGGCCTGGTTCATCGGCACCACGCAGATCGTTCGGCTCACCTCGATCCAGGCGCAGGCCGGCTTCGGCCAGGAGCTGATCTACATCGTGGCCGCGGTGATCGGCGGCTGCCTGCTGACCGGCGGGTTCGGCTCCGCGGTCGGCGCGTCGGTCGGCGCGCTGATCTTCGGCATGACGTCGCAGGGCATCGTCTACGCCGGCTGGGACGCGGACTGGTTCAAGTTCTTCCTCGGCGCGATGCTGCTGCTGGCCGTGCTGGCCAACCAGTACATCCGCCGCTTCGCCGAGCAGTCGAGGAGATGA
- a CDS encoding ATP-binding cassette domain-containing protein: MPSEEEGAPLLEIKNVSKTFGTVISLAGVSTTVRAGEVTCVLGDNGAGKSTLIKILSGVHRPDGGELLMNGAPVTLSNPRAALDAGIATVYQDLAMVPLMAIWRNFFLGSEPTKGWGPFRRFDRQKAIEITRRELGSMGIDIRDPEQPVGTLSGGERQSVAIARAVYFGAKLLILDEPTSALGVKQAGVVLRYIAAARDRGLGVIFITHNPHHAYPIGDRFLLLNRGKSLGDLAKSDVSLAELTRMMAGGAELEELAHELERDPSTSDTARLYQEEAKG, from the coding sequence ATGCCCTCGGAAGAAGAAGGCGCCCCTCTTCTGGAGATCAAGAACGTCTCCAAGACCTTCGGTACGGTCATCTCGCTGGCCGGCGTCTCCACCACGGTCCGGGCCGGCGAGGTCACCTGCGTGCTCGGCGACAACGGCGCCGGCAAGTCCACGCTCATCAAGATCCTGTCCGGCGTGCATCGGCCGGACGGCGGCGAGCTGCTGATGAACGGCGCGCCGGTCACGCTGTCCAACCCGCGCGCGGCGCTGGACGCCGGGATCGCCACGGTCTACCAGGACCTCGCGATGGTGCCGCTGATGGCGATCTGGCGGAACTTCTTCCTCGGTTCGGAGCCGACCAAGGGGTGGGGGCCGTTCCGGCGGTTCGACCGGCAGAAGGCCATCGAGATCACCCGGCGCGAGCTCGGCTCGATGGGCATCGACATCCGCGACCCGGAGCAGCCGGTCGGCACGCTCTCCGGCGGCGAACGGCAGTCGGTGGCGATCGCACGCGCGGTGTACTTCGGCGCGAAGCTGCTGATCCTGGACGAGCCCACCTCGGCGCTGGGCGTGAAGCAGGCGGGCGTGGTGCTGCGCTACATCGCGGCCGCCCGCGACCGCGGGCTGGGGGTCATCTTCATCACCCACAACCCGCACCACGCGTACCCCATCGGTGATCGGTTCCTGCTCCTGAACCGCGGCAAGAGCCTCGGCGACCTGGCGAAGTCCGATGTCTCGCTGGCGGAGCTGACCCGAATGATGGCCGGCGGCGCCGAACTGGAGGAGCTGGCCCACGAGCTGGAACGCGACCCGTCCACCAGTGACACGGCGCGTCTGTACCAGGAGGAGGCGAAGGGGTGA
- a CDS encoding TIM barrel protein gives MKQTVERSGVPSSQRLGGAPISWGVCEAPGWGLELPADRVLSEMSSLGLRATELGPTGYLGKDAADVRELLDRSGLRLIGGFLPVPMHLATAADLDEAATAMDTLAAAGASVVVLAARSADGSYDHAVPLDETEWRTLFATLGTLQAMARERGLLPTLHPHVGTAIESRDAVLRLLDGSDVPICLDTGHLLLGGMRPEELIALAADRIAHVHLKDVDTSVAGRGLPYVDAVRAGLYRPLGDGDLDIPALVRSLEAVGYRGWYVLEQDCALHDVPPAGEGPIGDVRRSVTYLKENV, from the coding sequence GTGAAGCAAACGGTGGAGCGGAGCGGTGTGCCGTCGAGCCAGCGGCTGGGTGGTGCACCGATCTCCTGGGGTGTGTGCGAAGCACCGGGCTGGGGGCTGGAACTGCCCGCGGACCGGGTGCTGTCCGAGATGAGTTCACTGGGCCTGCGGGCGACCGAGCTGGGGCCCACCGGATACCTCGGCAAGGACGCCGCCGACGTGCGCGAGCTGCTGGACCGCAGCGGCCTGCGCCTGATCGGCGGGTTCCTGCCGGTGCCCATGCACCTCGCCACCGCCGCGGATCTCGACGAGGCCGCGACCGCGATGGACACGCTGGCCGCGGCCGGCGCGTCCGTGGTCGTCCTCGCCGCCCGCTCCGCCGACGGCAGCTACGACCACGCGGTCCCGCTCGACGAGACCGAGTGGCGGACGCTGTTCGCCACGCTCGGCACGCTGCAGGCGATGGCGCGCGAGCGTGGCCTGCTGCCGACGCTGCACCCGCACGTCGGCACCGCGATCGAGTCCCGGGACGCGGTGCTGCGGCTGCTCGACGGCAGCGACGTGCCGATCTGCCTGGACACCGGCCACCTGCTGCTCGGCGGCATGCGGCCGGAGGAGCTGATCGCCCTGGCCGCCGACCGGATCGCGCACGTCCACCTCAAGGACGTGGACACCTCGGTCGCCGGCCGGGGCCTGCCCTACGTCGACGCGGTGCGGGCCGGGCTCTACCGCCCGCTCGGCGACGGTGACCTGGACATACCCGCTCTCGTCCGCAGCCTGGAGGCCGTAGGCTACCGCGGCTGGTACGTGCTGGAACAGGACTGCGCGTTGCACGACGTACCGCCGGCGGGCGAGGGCCCGATCGGCGACGTGCGGCGCAGTGTGACCTACCTGAAGGAGAACGTGTGA
- a CDS encoding Gfo/Idh/MocA family protein — protein MTASDRIGVGVVGFGWMGEVHARSYQRVRHHFPDLPLIPSLVAVADPAPGRASAAAAQYGFVSSSEDWRALVADDRIGAISVTAPNFLHREIGTAVAAAGKHLWIEKPVGVDASDTRAVFDAAAAAGVQSTVGFNYRAAPAVAHARELIAAGGIGTVTNARIRFFSDYAAHPEGGLSWRFTRASGGNGVLGDLASHAIDLGRYLLGPVTALVADTSVIIPARPTVTGAGSHFSRADGPPGEVENEDYVSALLRFASGARGVLEASRVAVGEQNTYGFEIHGSTGALAWDFRRMGELSVSTGTDYQDQSYRTVYATAGHGDLRAFQPGAGIPMGYDDLKVIEAAGFLTSIATGKPHGPTLDDAVAAAGALDAMSESVRTGKWVSL, from the coding sequence GTGACCGCGTCCGACCGGATCGGCGTCGGCGTGGTGGGCTTCGGCTGGATGGGCGAGGTGCATGCCCGCTCCTACCAGCGGGTCCGCCACCACTTCCCGGACCTGCCGCTGATCCCTTCGCTGGTCGCGGTGGCCGATCCGGCACCCGGCCGGGCGTCGGCCGCCGCCGCGCAGTACGGCTTCGTCTCGTCGTCGGAGGACTGGCGCGCGCTGGTCGCCGACGACCGGATCGGTGCGATCAGCGTGACCGCGCCGAACTTCCTGCACCGGGAGATCGGCACGGCCGTCGCCGCCGCGGGCAAGCACCTGTGGATCGAGAAACCGGTCGGTGTCGACGCGTCCGACACGCGTGCGGTCTTCGACGCGGCCGCCGCCGCGGGCGTGCAGAGCACGGTCGGGTTCAACTACCGGGCCGCGCCCGCGGTCGCGCACGCCCGGGAGCTGATCGCGGCCGGCGGGATCGGCACGGTCACGAACGCGCGGATCCGGTTCTTCAGCGACTACGCGGCGCACCCGGAGGGCGGGCTGTCCTGGCGGTTCACCCGCGCGTCCGGCGGCAACGGCGTGCTCGGCGACCTCGCCTCGCACGCGATCGATCTCGGTCGCTATCTGCTCGGGCCGGTCACCGCGCTGGTCGCGGACACGTCGGTGATCATTCCGGCGCGCCCGACGGTCACCGGCGCGGGCAGCCACTTCTCCCGCGCGGACGGGCCGCCCGGCGAGGTGGAGAACGAGGACTACGTCTCCGCGCTGCTGCGGTTCGCGTCCGGCGCCCGCGGGGTGCTGGAGGCCAGCCGGGTCGCGGTCGGTGAGCAGAACACGTACGGCTTCGAGATCCACGGCTCCACCGGCGCGCTCGCCTGGGACTTCCGCCGGATGGGCGAGCTGTCCGTGAGCACCGGGACTGACTACCAGGACCAGAGCTACCGCACGGTGTACGCGACGGCCGGGCACGGCGACCTGCGCGCGTTCCAGCCCGGCGCCGGCATCCCGATGGGGTACGACGACCTCAAGGTGATCGAGGCGGCCGGCTTCCTCACCTCGATCGCCACCGGCAAGCCGCACGGGCCCACGCTCGACGACGCGGTCGCCGCAGCCGGCGCGCTCGACGCGATGTCGGAGTCCGTCCGTACCGGAAAGTGGGTCTCGCTGTGA
- a CDS encoding Gfo/Idh/MocA family oxidoreductase, which translates to MKRIGIIGTGIMGTDHARLLTTSVSGARVAGVYDLDPVRAAEVAMTSGGARVFGNPYELIVDDDLDAVLIASSDDTHEEYVLACITAGKPVLCEKPLAPTVEACKRILDAEEKAGTRLVSVGFMRRFDPGYTQMKRMLQLGEIGAPLILHCVHRNPAAVPGLPGAAVITNSAVHELDITRWILDEEITEVSVHAPRATSHGGGTPDPQILLLRTASGAIADVEVFVNARYGYDVRAELVGELGTVTLDGPPPTVLRRSGVDGRALPADWRPRFAEAYRLELQDWVDGNGNAATAWDGFAATFVAQACVRALETGAPQQVSLPPMPELYG; encoded by the coding sequence GTGAAGCGCATCGGCATCATCGGCACCGGCATCATGGGCACCGACCACGCCCGGCTGCTCACCACGTCCGTCTCCGGCGCGCGCGTGGCCGGCGTCTACGACCTCGACCCGGTCCGGGCCGCCGAGGTCGCGATGACCAGCGGCGGCGCGCGCGTGTTCGGCAACCCGTACGAGCTGATCGTCGACGACGACCTCGACGCCGTGCTGATCGCGTCGTCCGACGACACCCACGAGGAGTACGTGCTGGCCTGCATCACCGCGGGCAAGCCGGTGCTCTGCGAGAAGCCGCTCGCGCCCACGGTCGAGGCGTGCAAGCGCATCCTGGACGCGGAGGAGAAGGCCGGCACCCGCCTCGTCTCGGTCGGCTTCATGCGCCGCTTCGACCCCGGCTACACGCAGATGAAGCGCATGCTGCAACTCGGCGAGATCGGCGCGCCGCTGATCCTGCACTGTGTGCACCGCAACCCGGCCGCGGTCCCCGGCCTGCCCGGCGCCGCCGTGATCACCAACTCGGCCGTGCACGAGCTGGACATCACCCGGTGGATCCTGGACGAGGAGATCACCGAGGTGTCCGTGCACGCGCCGCGCGCGACCAGCCACGGCGGCGGCACCCCGGACCCGCAGATCCTCCTGCTGCGCACCGCGTCCGGCGCGATCGCGGACGTCGAGGTGTTCGTCAACGCCCGCTACGGCTACGACGTGCGCGCCGAACTCGTCGGCGAGCTCGGCACGGTCACGCTGGACGGCCCGCCGCCCACGGTGCTGCGCCGCTCCGGCGTGGACGGCCGGGCGCTGCCGGCCGACTGGCGCCCGCGCTTCGCCGAGGCGTACCGCCTGGAACTGCAGGACTGGGTCGACGGCAACGGCAACGCGGCCACCGCCTGGGACGGCTTCGCCGCCACGTTCGTCGCGCAGGCGTGCGTGCGCGCGCTGGAGACCGGCGCCCCCCAGCAGGTCTCCCTGCCACCGATGCCGGAGCTGTACGGCTGA
- a CDS encoding GNAT family N-acetyltransferase, which translates to MTEIIRAATVADLAAVAAVYAAYVTDSVATFEENVPSPDDWRARHADLAARGLPFLVADDGGRIAGYAYATPWRPKPAYRHTAEDTIYLDPAYTGRGIGSRLLAALLDACATAGVRQVIAVIADTGSDASAALHRRHGFTDAGRLTAVGFKHGRWIDTLLMQRTLPPNPAL; encoded by the coding sequence ATGACCGAGATCATCAGGGCTGCGACCGTCGCCGATCTGGCGGCGGTCGCGGCCGTCTACGCGGCGTACGTGACGGACAGCGTCGCCACGTTCGAGGAGAACGTTCCGTCGCCGGACGACTGGCGCGCCCGGCACGCCGACCTGGCCGCGCGCGGCCTGCCGTTCCTGGTCGCGGACGACGGCGGCCGGATCGCCGGGTACGCCTACGCCACGCCGTGGCGCCCCAAACCGGCCTACCGGCACACGGCCGAGGACACGATCTACCTGGACCCGGCGTACACCGGCCGGGGCATCGGCTCCCGCCTGCTCGCCGCGCTGCTCGACGCCTGCGCGACCGCCGGCGTCCGGCAGGTGATCGCGGTCATCGCGGACACCGGCAGTGACGCCTCCGCCGCCCTGCACCGCCGGCACGGCTTCACCGACGCCGGACGCCTCACCGCCGTCGGGTTCAAGCACGGCCGCTGGATCGACACCCTCCTGATGCAGCGAACGCTGCCGCCCAATCCAGCCCTATAG
- a CDS encoding GOLPH3/VPS74 family protein, with product MLIVEDLLLLLLDDETGTPAKAGTLPYALGGAVLVELAMLGRIDVEGAGSVLSGPKVVAVGDGPLPDPLLQEAYDEVTRKPRTVQTLLLAIGGDLWKTVTDRLVERGELRRESKRVLGLFRTTQLPSAGTGHEARLRAAIRGALVDGTEPDTRTAAIIALLSGSGALPELRPQLAWSGEVYRRAKELEKGHWGASAVGTAVARTTAAIAAAGAAASAAVITTVTT from the coding sequence ATGCTGATCGTCGAGGACCTGCTGTTGCTCCTGCTGGACGACGAGACCGGCACGCCGGCCAAGGCGGGGACGCTGCCGTACGCGCTCGGCGGCGCCGTGCTCGTCGAGCTGGCGATGCTCGGCCGGATCGACGTCGAGGGAGCGGGCTCCGTGCTGAGCGGCCCGAAGGTCGTCGCCGTCGGTGACGGGCCGCTGCCGGACCCGCTGCTGCAGGAGGCGTACGACGAGGTCACCCGCAAGCCGCGCACCGTGCAGACGCTGCTGCTGGCCATCGGCGGCGACCTGTGGAAGACGGTGACCGACCGGCTCGTCGAGCGGGGCGAGCTGCGCCGGGAGAGCAAGCGCGTGCTCGGCCTGTTCCGGACCACGCAGCTCCCGTCGGCCGGCACCGGGCACGAGGCGCGGCTCCGCGCGGCGATCCGCGGCGCGCTGGTCGACGGCACGGAGCCGGACACGCGTACGGCCGCGATCATCGCATTGCTCTCCGGCAGCGGTGCGCTGCCGGAGCTGCGCCCGCAGCTCGCCTGGTCCGGCGAGGTCTACCGGCGGGCGAAGGAACTGGAGAAGGGGCACTGGGGCGCGTCCGCCGTCGGCACCGCGGTGGCCCGCACCACCGCGGCCATCGCCGCCGCCGGCGCCGCGGCCTCCGCGGCCGTCATCACCACGGTCACGACCTGA
- a CDS encoding IclR family transcriptional regulator: MAESMIGRVTALLDAVAARPRLSRRELAVATGLPQATCNRIVARLVAEGLLADDGPHGLRLGLRLFELGTQAGQAGMTLLDVAAPYLRDLHTAFGWTAQLATREGADVIYLLKVDGPGRSRLATRVAGRFPAHCTGAGKALLAFAPPEEIDDLLARLPLSARTPGTLTDRAALLADLRATRRRGYAVDRQEFQPGVTGVAVPLRPAGRLVGAITLAGAVSSVDVPRAAHALRVVADLIEPRLAAHG, translated from the coding sequence GTGGCCGAGTCGATGATCGGGCGGGTGACCGCGTTGCTGGACGCGGTCGCGGCCAGGCCGCGGCTGAGCCGCCGGGAGCTGGCGGTCGCGACCGGGTTACCGCAGGCCACCTGCAACCGGATCGTGGCCCGGCTGGTGGCGGAAGGGCTGCTGGCCGACGACGGGCCGCACGGGTTACGGCTCGGGCTGCGCCTGTTCGAGCTCGGCACCCAGGCCGGGCAGGCGGGCATGACGCTGCTGGACGTGGCCGCGCCCTACCTGCGCGACCTGCACACCGCGTTCGGCTGGACCGCCCAGCTCGCGACCCGCGAGGGAGCCGACGTGATCTACCTGCTGAAGGTCGACGGCCCGGGCCGGTCCCGGCTGGCCACCCGGGTCGCCGGGCGCTTTCCCGCGCACTGCACCGGGGCCGGTAAGGCGCTGCTCGCCTTCGCGCCGCCGGAGGAGATCGACGACCTGCTCGCCCGGCTGCCGCTCTCGGCGCGCACCCCGGGCACGCTCACCGACCGCGCCGCGCTCCTGGCCGATCTGCGCGCCACCCGCCGCCGCGGCTACGCCGTGGACCGGCAGGAGTTCCAGCCCGGCGTGACCGGCGTCGCGGTCCCGCTCCGCCCGGCCGGCCGGCTGGTCGGCGCGATCACGCTGGCCGGGGCGGTCTCCTCGGTCGACGTCCCGCGCGCCGCCCACGCGCTGCGGGTCGTCGCCGACCTGATCGAGCCACGCCTGGCCGCCCACGGCTGA
- a CDS encoding IS110 family transposase, translating to MRAARLLAEIGDARGRFPTPASLACLAGVAPSTRESGKARVVAFRWAVDKQLRDAVCDFAGDSRHSNPWAADLYHRARARGHDHPHCVRILARAWLDIIWKCWTTDTAYNPDRHRALQRLLNQDQKTTG from the coding sequence GTGCGCGCCGCCCGCCTGCTCGCCGAGATCGGCGACGCCCGCGGACGATTCCCGACCCCGGCCTCCCTCGCCTGCCTCGCCGGCGTCGCGCCCTCGACCCGCGAGTCCGGCAAAGCCCGCGTCGTCGCGTTCCGCTGGGCCGTCGACAAACAACTGCGCGACGCCGTCTGCGACTTCGCCGGCGACAGCCGCCACAGCAACCCCTGGGCCGCCGACCTCTACCACCGGGCACGAGCCCGCGGCCACGACCATCCGCACTGCGTGCGGATCCTCGCCCGCGCCTGGCTCGACATCATCTGGAAATGCTGGACCACCGACACCGCCTACAACCCCGACCGGCACCGAGCCCTCCAACGACTCCTCAACCAAGATCAAAAAACGACAGGTTGA
- a CDS encoding glycoside hydrolase family 6 protein produces the protein MHIRGWQVTGAMTAAVLAAGVALAVTANAGDATGGTPNASLTLGKPATSKQRSCKTAESPAKAVDGSVAGTSTKWCSADGATKTLDIDLGTGVPLAKVVVRHAGAGGEAARMNTRAFTIGLSTDGRAWTTAATVTGNTASVTEHAVSATARWIRLSTTDPIARIYEVEAHGSASAAPSPSPSASSVPPSPSVPSSAPASPPAPPSSQPAPPPATGGPLAKTSGFFVDPNSEPAKWALANRNDPRAARITAEIASRPIAKWFGEWFTDIGASVDKYVDAASAAGKLPVLVAYTLPGRDACSGHSGGGQKTPAEYKKWISAFAAAIGDRPAVVIVEPDALGDAECMTAEQIAVRNELLNFATGELSAKAPQVWAYLDAGNVGWGEPTEMAARLHDAGVRNVRGFALNVSNFHPTDKTVQHAEKINAQLRLKGYTAGFVIDTSRNGNGHAGSWCNPPRRKLGSAPQAGTTGEDYRLWVKTPGISDGPCGTAPGVPSGTYSPDLAIGLIDGS, from the coding sequence ATGCACATTCGAGGCTGGCAGGTCACCGGTGCGATGACCGCTGCCGTGCTCGCCGCCGGGGTCGCCCTGGCGGTCACCGCGAACGCCGGCGACGCGACGGGGGGTACGCCGAACGCCAGCCTGACGCTCGGCAAGCCCGCGACGTCGAAGCAGCGTTCTTGCAAGACCGCCGAGAGCCCGGCCAAGGCCGTCGACGGATCGGTGGCGGGCACCTCCACCAAGTGGTGCTCGGCGGACGGCGCGACCAAGACCCTCGACATCGACCTGGGTACGGGTGTCCCGCTGGCGAAGGTCGTCGTGCGGCACGCCGGCGCGGGCGGCGAGGCGGCCAGGATGAACACCCGCGCCTTCACCATCGGCCTCTCCACCGACGGCCGGGCCTGGACCACCGCGGCCACCGTCACCGGCAACACCGCGTCCGTCACCGAGCACGCGGTGTCCGCGACCGCCCGGTGGATCCGGCTCTCGACGACCGACCCGATCGCCCGGATCTATGAGGTGGAGGCGCACGGTTCCGCTTCGGCCGCGCCGTCCCCGTCGCCGTCCGCGTCATCCGTCCCGCCGTCACCGTCCGTACCGTCGTCCGCGCCGGCCTCGCCGCCGGCCCCGCCGTCGTCGCAGCCCGCACCGCCGCCCGCCACGGGCGGGCCGCTGGCGAAGACGTCCGGCTTCTTCGTCGACCCGAACTCCGAGCCGGCGAAGTGGGCCCTCGCGAACAGGAACGACCCCCGGGCCGCGCGGATCACCGCGGAGATCGCGAGCCGGCCGATCGCCAAGTGGTTCGGCGAGTGGTTCACCGACATCGGCGCGTCGGTCGACAAGTACGTCGACGCCGCCTCGGCGGCCGGGAAACTGCCGGTCCTCGTCGCGTACACGCTGCCGGGCCGGGACGCGTGCAGCGGGCACTCCGGCGGCGGCCAGAAGACCCCCGCCGAGTACAAGAAGTGGATCTCGGCATTCGCCGCTGCCATCGGTGACCGCCCCGCCGTCGTCATCGTCGAACCCGACGCCCTCGGCGACGCCGAGTGCATGACCGCCGAGCAGATCGCCGTACGCAACGAGCTGCTGAACTTCGCCACCGGCGAGCTGAGCGCCAAGGCACCGCAGGTCTGGGCCTACCTCGACGCCGGCAACGTCGGCTGGGGCGAACCCACCGAGATGGCGGCCCGCCTGCACGACGCCGGCGTCCGCAACGTGCGGGGCTTCGCCCTCAACGTGTCGAACTTCCACCCGACGGACAAGACCGTGCAACACGCCGAGAAGATCAACGCCCAGCTGCGGCTCAAGGGCTACACCGCGGGCTTCGTCATCGACACCAGCCGCAACGGCAACGGCCACGCCGGCTCCTGGTGCAACCCGCCGCGGCGCAAACTCGGCTCGGCACCGCAGGCCGGCACCACCGGCGAGGACTACCGCCTCTGGGTCAAGACCCCCGGCATCTCGGACGGTCCCTGCGGCACCGCTCCCGGCGTACCCTCCGGCACGTACAGCCCCGACCTCGCGATCGGACTCATCGACGGCAGCTGA
- a CDS encoding SDR family oxidoreductase: MRVCVITGGTRGIGAAVARELAGTPGRALLLAYRADHERARALAAELDTEASPVRTLACDVADPDQVAALFAAADRLGELTGLVNNAAVLERQCGFGEITPDRWARILGVNVIGLATCCAHALERMRSGGVIVNLSSRAAVLGAPGEYVDYAASKAAVDTITRGLGLEAAPRGIRVVGVRPGVIDTEMHASGGDPDRARRIGPTLPLGRAGTPEDIARAVGWLLSPAADYITATTIDVSGGR; the protein is encoded by the coding sequence ATGAGGGTGTGTGTGATCACCGGCGGCACGCGGGGCATCGGCGCCGCGGTCGCGCGGGAACTGGCGGGGACGCCGGGGCGGGCGCTGCTGCTGGCCTACCGAGCCGATCATGAGCGGGCCCGCGCGCTCGCGGCCGAGCTGGACACCGAGGCGAGCCCGGTGCGCACGCTCGCCTGCGACGTCGCCGACCCGGACCAGGTCGCCGCGCTGTTCGCGGCCGCGGACCGGCTCGGCGAGCTGACCGGCCTGGTCAACAACGCGGCGGTGCTGGAGCGGCAGTGCGGCTTCGGTGAGATCACGCCGGACCGGTGGGCGCGCATCCTCGGCGTCAACGTGATCGGGCTGGCGACGTGCTGCGCGCACGCGCTGGAGCGGATGCGCTCCGGTGGCGTGATCGTCAATCTGTCGTCCCGCGCCGCGGTCCTGGGCGCGCCGGGGGAGTACGTCGACTACGCGGCCAGCAAGGCGGCGGTCGACACGATCACGCGCGGGCTCGGCCTCGAGGCGGCGCCACGCGGCATCCGGGTGGTGGGTGTGCGACCCGGCGTCATCGACACGGAGATGCACGCCTCCGGCGGCGACCCGGACCGGGCGAGACGCATCGGCCCGACGCTGCCGCTCGGCCGCGCGGGCACGCCGGAGGACATCGCGCGCGCCGTCGGCTGGCTGCTGTCCCCGGCCGCGGACTACATCACCGCGACCACGATCGACGTCTCCGGCGGCCGCTGA